The proteins below come from a single Acidobacteriota bacterium genomic window:
- a CDS encoding AAA family ATPase: MYKSFYGLRERPFGKTPDPRFLFMASQHEEALARLEYAVEEREIAVLTGEIGSGKTTLSRALMDRNERDRFVLVVNPRLSPLQLLRELALRLDVTPCHHRADLLDALSDRLLELHEAGTGVVLVVDEAQLIPGKATFDEIRLLSNFQLDTENLMAILLIGQPELRRRLRHPTYRALRQRVGMWYHLDSLSEEETARYILHRLSVAGGGDGPIFTEEALAAVHRYSQGVPRLVNNLCTNALLLGFGREERPIGEAAVAEAAQEMVP; this comes from the coding sequence GTGTACAAGTCCTTTTACGGTCTGAGGGAGAGGCCCTTCGGGAAGACCCCGGACCCCCGCTTTCTCTTCATGGCTTCCCAGCACGAGGAGGCCCTGGCCCGGCTGGAGTACGCCGTGGAGGAGCGGGAGATCGCCGTTCTGACGGGGGAGATCGGATCGGGCAAGACCACCCTTTCTCGGGCCCTCATGGATCGGAACGAACGGGATCGGTTCGTCCTCGTCGTCAACCCGCGCCTCTCGCCCCTCCAGCTCCTGAGGGAACTGGCCCTCCGTCTGGATGTCACGCCCTGCCACCACCGGGCGGACCTCCTGGACGCCCTGAGCGACCGGCTCCTCGAACTTCACGAGGCGGGGACGGGGGTGGTCCTGGTGGTGGACGAGGCCCAGCTCATCCCCGGGAAGGCCACCTTCGACGAAATCCGGCTCCTGTCCAACTTCCAGCTGGACACGGAGAACCTCATGGCCATCCTGCTCATCGGCCAGCCCGAGCTGAGGCGGAGGCTGAGGCACCCCACCTATCGGGCCCTTCGGCAGAGGGTGGGCATGTGGTACCACCTGGATTCGCTTTCGGAAGAGGAGACGGCCCGGTACATCCTCCACCGCCTCTCGGTGGCCGGAGGCGGGGATGGTCCGATCTTTACGGAGGAGGCCCTGGCGGCCGTTCACCGCTATTCGCAGGGCGTCCCCCGGCTCGTGAACAACCTCTGCACCAACGCTTTGCTTCTGGGCTTCGGCCGGGAGGAGCGGCCCATCGGGGAAGCCGCCGTGGCGGAAGCCGCCCAGGAA